The Thamnophis elegans isolate rThaEle1 chromosome Z, rThaEle1.pri, whole genome shotgun sequence genome contains a region encoding:
- the CZH7orf25 gene encoding UPF0415 protein C7orf25 homolog yields the protein MSAHSLLAERIILAKELIKRAEALCRSQKHGIEGGAKLCSKLKAELKFLQKVEAGRLCIKESHLQSTNLTHLHAVIDSTENLEGIVGVLHVFTYKDSFGEKQNLVVDVVANNGHTWVKAVGRKAEALHNIWLGMGQYGDKSIIKQAEDFLQASCQQLVQYCSPHIIFAFYNGLSSPMAERLKEMGISVRGDIVAVNSSTNCLKEDHCLSSNESDNGDECFQVTKVDRDILIASVAFPTTLKVNTCNRVNLDITTMITYISALSYGGCYFIFKEKVLTEQALQERCESVLPQLEEFMKGKELFACETAIKDFQIIVETIGGPGEKYRATLLMDRIHVVPDQLSECASRLVPSSKINSRSLIIFGTGDTLKAITMTANSGFVRAAANQGVKFSVFIHQPRALTESKEASATPLLKH from the coding sequence ATGTCTGCACATTCATTGTTGGCTGAGAGAATTATCCTGGCTAAAGAGCTAATTAAAAGAGCAGAAGCTCTTTGCAGATCCCAAAAACATGGCATAGAAGGTGGAGCAAAACTTTGCAGTAAATTAAAGGCAGAACTAAAATTCTTGCAGAAAGTAGAAGCTGGTAGACTATGCATCAAAGAGTCTCATCTGCAGAGTACAAATCTCACTCATCTGCATGCTGTCATTGACTCAACAGAGAACTTGGAGGGTATTGTTGGGGTTCTCCATGTTTTTACTTATAAGGATTCATTTGGTGAAAAACAAAATTTGGTGGTAGATGTAGTTGCAAATAATGGGCATACTTGGGTGAAAGCAGTTGGTCGAAAAGCTGAAGCTCTGCATAACATTTGGTTGGGCATGGGCCAGTATGGTGACAAGAGTATTATTAAACAAGCAGAGGATTTCCTACAAGCAAGCTGTCAACAACTAGTACAATATTGCAGCCCACACATTATTTTTGCTTTCTACAATGGTTTGTCCAGCCCAATGGCAGAAAGACTAAAAGAGATGGGTATATCTGTGCGGGGAGATATTGTTGCTGTGAACTCATCAACGAACTGCCTTAAAGAAGATCACTGTTTAAGTTCTAATGAATCTGACAATGGGGATGAATGCTTTCAAGTGACTAAAGTAGATCGGGATATCTTAATAGCCAGTGTTGCATTTCCTACAACATTGAAAGTAAATACATGCAATAGGGTTAATTTAGATATTACTACTATGATTACATATATCTCAGCCTTAAGCTATGGAGGCTGTTACTTTATATTCAAAGAGAAAGTTTTAACTGAACAGGCCTTACAAGAACGATGTGAGAGTGTTCTCCCACAATTGGAGGAATTCATGAAGGGCAAAGAATTGTTTGCTTGCGAAACGGCAATCAAAGATTTTCAGATTATTGTAGAAACTATAGGAGGTCCTGGAGAAAAATATAGAGCCACATTGCTTATGGATAGAATCCATGTGGTCCCAGACCAACTCTCTGAATGTGCCTCAAGATTAGTACCTAGCTCTAAAATCAATAGCCGTTCTCTGATCATCTTTGGGACAGGAGATACTTTAAAAGCCATCACTATGACAGCAAACAGTGGCTTTGTTCGGGCAGCAGCAAATCAGGGGGTAAAGTTTAGTGTGTTTATTCATCAACCAAGGGCATTGACAGAAAGCAAAGAAGCTTCTGCCACACCTTTACTAAAGCACTAA